cctacacgatcccgatatcgtgtagaccgacatatccgagattcagcgcgatccgacgatttaacgacactgcacccacggatcgcgcgatatggaaaatccgttcggggttcaaacggactccgaatcgagatccgcgaaatcctatgcgctcgtgacgacacgagggtcacaaaactgcacagaattacatcactaccctcgcccacgcgctccagcacgcgcgggcagctttgggtgtccaaagcgatttcaggtggccgaaaaatctcggaaccaagactccaaactcctaccctaggtaaaacaccccatttggagtcacttttgttcttggacaaccaccaaaaagtgaccaaaaatggtagtttcgagcggccgaagttccggccagatttcaattcgaaaatcgaaccccttagagctaaaatcgatcgaagcccatatgcccatcagctagagcacgaaaaatagctgagaaaccataccttactcgatcgatttggtggagaaacgaaggagaattttgagctggaagtttgggtagcttcggacgaacctccgtcggaaaacacgattttccagccagctcagggcggccccggggtggaggttggtcaggttgcgacggcgacacggaggcggacccgatggtacccatggcggagatcagctcggcctgtggtggccgggccgtcgcttGGAAGGCGAAGGGTCGCACGACCCAAAACGCGCGGAAGgatagagagaggagagagagaaaactgacgggggagaagagagagcgctataaaaatctgactttttgaccaaattaccattttgcccttcgcgatttttagaccataacttcttcgttacagctccgattcgggtctactccgtgtctacgaactcagttcgccgcgctctacgtaatggcgcaagcggaattcccaaattctttctcgattaaaaagtcaaaattttccccattaaaatatgcgagggcaaattggtctttttgctaaaagatattttccttactttttagatattttctttctttttagatattttgttttgggttcttacaaatGTGAGTCTTCCCACACCTACTATATGGAAGGTGGGCCTAGTGGAGTGGAACTTGTGCCTCACCTGGATAATTTGTTAGGataggtttttatttatttttttaaaatgaaattaatttgtttagtttaatatttataattaagtaatatcttaaagtaattattttttaattattatttcttggCATCACTATTCTCTCAAAAAAATTCCACCTTAGGTTTTCTCAACTTTTATTCCACTTAGGTTATGAAactttatttaatatatacaaGAGCATAAATTCTCCTATGCGGACGTTCGTGTGTTAttattaggggtgggcatcgggACAGGAAAATCGGAACACCGAATCGAaccggtgaaaaaaaaaaggggaaaaaaaaccagttgaccaaaaaagtcaacaaaccgGATCGGAATCGGACCGAACTAGTTCCAATCGATTCCGGTTTCGATTTTACACAGCACCACACCGGACCGGACTGAACCAGACCagtcacatatatatatttataaaattttaaaatatgtcatattttaaattttataatcactatttttttaaaagttcaacttcaaaaaatttctaaatgtatgaattggattatttgttaatttttaagccaaaaaaataagttatttattataactgaaaaaaattaaattaataattcagTTCAAAACCAGAACCAAACCGGccaatttttgaatttttttttgcctaaacCAAATCGAACCGGACCGTTTAAATAGTATTGATTCCGGTTTGAGGTGAGAACCAGACCGAACCAAACTGCGCCCACCcctatttattattatgtgAACGCTCATTCCTGCTTTTCTCCCGGTTTACAATGACATCTGCACAGTAATAATATGTGAACATTCGAATGAGAGAATAATTGTATACAATAGACTATAAAATAGTTACTTAATTGTGTGGAAAGAAACTGAGTAATGAAATGTTATATATAAAggcaagaaaataaatttaaaactcCTATACCTACCCATAAAACTCATTGTGAGAATAAACTGCGTaatgcaagaaaaaatatttgtttgatttatgagaataacaaaaaaaaaaaaaaaagtcatatttttttttctttttattttaagaattaAGAAGGCAATAGTACTTACACACATTATACGGATACTAAAAGCACTATAGATCATTTGCAATAAGTTTATACTTTGATGTATAGTCCGTTCTTCAATATTCTCGTCATTAATATACCGCTggttaattaccaaaaaatagttattttattgatctggaaaaataaaagtttccTCTATCCTTTTGTTCAGTACggaaaagaataaataaataaataaataagaacaaGTCATCGTTTATATCTTGCTCTGCgcatttgaccaaaaaaataaagctttGCGCATAGCGACTTGATTTTTCTGATGACATTTGGTAAGACAGGAGAAGTGATGAGTTCTGCAGAGCTGGCTACATCCAAATAACGCTCTCCACTCTCTAATGGTCGAAATTCTGCGGTGCGTTCAAtaatcatctctctctccatcaGATCGAATTCCTCCAGCATCGCGCAGTAACAAAGGAGATCTCATGGAATCAGCTGGTCACCTACTTCAGTCTTCAATAATCTTTGATGTGATTTATcgcttttcaattttgaatgtgatcttgattatttgttttgattttcaacTTGCTTATTCTTCTCGATTGTATATGCATCTCCATGTATATGTAGTGGTGTTGCAAGATTATATACTCTTAGTTTTCATTCTTGCTTACAAGCTTTGTATTTCATCTTCCTGTGTTTGGGGCATTTCAAATCGGAAAATACTTCAGCCTTATACACACACATGTATATGTAAACTTAAACATCTCAACACTGTGAATcttgtattttaaattgaaattgaaatttgatttttggtcTTGCATAAGCAATAAATGCGAATAGTTGTTTTTCACTTGTTAGAGAATATCTGGGTGTGTATAAATATCATATACACACACTTATATGTTCTCTTTCTTTACAAGATTGCTtatgtttctgtttttattttaaatgtttataCTTATAGTTTTTCTTTCAGGTGGTGGTACAATGGAGACATCTGTTATAGTTGTGACATTGGATACTGGTGAAGTGTATATAATTGTGAGCTTGTCTTCTAGGCTTGACACTCAGGTCATACATGTTGACCCCACAACTGGTGCACTTCGCTACAATGCGAAGCCAGGATTCGATGTCTTCAAATCCGAAAAGGAAGCTTTGGATTACATTACAAATGGGTCGCACTGGTTGCGTAAGAGTACGACTTATGCTCATGCAATATTGGGTTATGCTGCTTTGGGCAGCTTTGGGATGCTTCTTGTGGCTACCAAGTTGACTGCTAGTGTTCCAAATTTGCCGGGTGGAGGGTGTGTGTATACAGTGACTGAGAGCCAATGGATCAAGATTTCACTTCAGAATCCACAACCACAAGGGAAAGGAGAAGTAAAGAATGTTAATGAATTGACTGATCTTGATATTGATGGGAAACACTACTTTTGTGATGCAAGGGACATCACTAGGCCATTTCCTAGCCGTATGTGCTTGCATGAGCCTGATGATGAATTTGTTTGGAATGCCTGGTTCTCGATGCCTTTCAAAAACATTGGGCTGCCACAGCATTGTGTGACACTTCTGCAGGTTTTGCTTCATTCTTGGTATCTTCAAATTGATGCTCATGTGACTCTTATCTTCTTTCACCtgaagtttattttttaaccaTCTGATTTCTAAGCCTACTGCCTCAAATTATTGATGCTGATTTGTTCAAGTCTATGCATTATATGCTCATTATAGCCAATTGTTTCCAATCTGCTTTCACATATACTTATATTTCTATGCAGCTCTGTGAGTATATATTATTACTACTGATTTTTGTTAGTTTGGTTaggaattttgttgttttacccaaatttctttttattacaGTTTTCTTTGTGATTTCTGATCACAGTTTTATACCGGCACTACaattataagaaattaaatttcGGTTAAGATCTTAAGATAGCATATGGAATTATGTGGTTAGATGTAAAGTTAACCTGTTCATACTGTTCTCTTACTTGATATTAATGTGTAGGGTTTTGCAGAATGTCGAAGTTTTGGAACCTTAGGGAAACTAGAAGGGATTGTCGCTCTCATAGCTCGTCGTAGCAGGCTGCATCCTGGTACTCGATACTTGGCTAGGGGATTAAATTCATGTTTTAGCACAGGTAACATGACACTTTGAAGTTATTAACAAATCtcaagtttttcttcttcaaaacaTACCCATGGTTGTGGCATTTTGTCATTAACTACAGCatagttcctcaaaatattgAGAACAGAAAGTAATATAGAAAAAACAacatatgaatttttttgtttatgcaaATTTTTGATCCATGTTATTTCGTTTTCATTTGGTTTgtatacttttgtttttgttttgcttattTAGTTGTAAGAATGTACTTTCTGAATACAGATTATTCTCCTCTTACttctttatgttttaattgaatttttcatACTTACGAAGAATGTGAGTCTGACAGGAAATGAAGTGGAGTGTGAGCAAATTGTGTGGGTCCCTAGAAGGGCTGGTCAAACTGTTCCTTTTAACACATACGTATGGCGACGGGGCACAATTCCAATCTGGTGGGGTGCAGAGTTAAAGATAACTGCTGCAGAAGCAGAAATATACGTTTCAGATCGTGACCCTTATAAAGGGAGTTCTGAGTACTACCAGAGGTTGAGTAAACGGTATGATGCACGAAATTTAGATGTAGCTGATGGCGGGAGTCAGAATAGAAAAGCGTTGGTTCCAATTGTCTGCATCAACTTGCTTAGGAATGGAGAAGGAAAATCGGAATGCATTTTAGTTCAGCATTTTGAAGAATCTTTAAACTACATCAGGTCAACAGGAAAACTTCCGTATACCCGaattcatttaataaattatgattGGCATGCCAGTATAAAGTTAAAAGGTGAACAGCAAACCATCGAAGGATTATGGAAACATTTAAAAGCACCCACTGTTTCTATAGGCATTTCTGAAGGAGATTTTTTGCCTTCACGAGAAAGAATTAAGGAATGCAGAGGAGAAATTATCTGCAATGATGACTTTAAAGGTGCCTTCTGCTTAAGATCACATCAAAATGGTGTGATACGTTTCAACTGTGCTGATTCTTTGGATAGGACAAATGCTGCAAGTTATTTTGGCTCCCTCCAGGTTTTTGTAGAGCAGTGCAGGCGGCTTGGTATATCACTTGATAGTGATTTGGCATATGGTTATCAGTCAATGACTAATTATGGTGGCTATATTGCTCCTTTGCCACCAGGCTGGGAGAAGAGATCTGATGCAGTAACAGGGAAAACATTTTATATTGATCACAATACTAGGACCACAACATGGATGCATCCATGTCCTGATAAGCCTTGGAAGAGATTTGATATGGCGTTTGAGGAGTTCAAGAGGACAACAATTTTACCACCAGTATCCCAGCTTGCTGATCTTTTTCTGCTTGCGGGTGATATTCATGCAACACTTTATACTGGTTCTAAAGCTATGCATAGCCAAATCCTCAGCATTTTCAACGAAGATGCAGGAAAGTATAAACAATTTTCTGCAGCACAGAATATGAAAATCACTTTGCAGAGGAGATATAAAAATGCAGTTGTAGACAGCTCTCGTCAAAAGCAACTGGAAATGTTCCTTGGAATGCGACTATTCAAGCATCTTCCATCAGTTTCTTTTCACCCTCTTAATGTATGTTATTCTGAGACTTGTCTGGATCAATTGTAGTGataataatttcatttatatCTCTATGCTTCTTTTTGAGCTTGGCATATCTAGCAAGTTGCAACTACAGCTCTTAACTTGCATAGATTAACTGGCAAGTTTttttattctaagtttgcataACTCTTTAAGGATTGTCACATGGTACGGAGTCACCAGCTGCATATCAGAAGGCCTTTTTGTTACTTGTAACACTCAGCAGAGGATTTTTATCTGTTTAGGAAACACTCCAATTATTCTAGTTTTGGCATTGGATTTAAACTGCGGACTGGTGACTGTTCACAAAGTGTTGGCTTTCCCTGGAAAGTTCCTTTCAGTCTTGGTTTTAGAGCTGatcatatttaatatttaactTGACCTTTGCATTTTGAATTTcagttttcatttgttttcctGTATACCATCATAGCATTAGGTCTCTCAACTTAGCATTATGCATGCTGATATTGCAGGTAGTCTCTCGACCATCCGGTTTCTTTCTTAAGCCAGTTGCTAACATGTTTCCAAGTTCCAATGGTGGAGCCAGTCTTCTGAGTTTCAAGAGAAAAGATCTAGTCTGGgtacttttcttttcagttttcatTGCATGGAACATTGGACTGTACCATAATGGTCTTTTCTGGTGAATCCTTTTATGTTTCttcatttaaattattttccatgAATTTACCAATTCTTATTTGGAATAGTTTTTATGACACAGGTTTGCCCACAGGCCGCAGACGTGATTGAACTTTTTATCTATCTAGGTGAACCTTGCCATGTTTGTCAGCTTCTTCTCACAATATCCCATGGTGCAGATGATTCAACCTATCCGTCAACAGTTGATGTAAGGACGGGACGCTCTTTAGATGGGCTAAAACTGGTCTTGGAGGTCTGTAATCTTTCTTCCACTTCACCTAcaactttaattttctctgAACTTGATTTTAATGTAGAATTGATGGTCCCAGATATCTAGCTAAAATAGGATGAGGATCCTTTTAGTTCCTATGTAATGTAATGACTAACAACTAGATTAAGCCATGAATTGCAAGGGCGTCATCTAGTTCCTAAAACTAAactatgtaaaataaaaaagaaattcatggCTCTGGTTCgggtattttttttagtttctttactgTTGTGCATAACGGGGGAATCTACTTGTGGGAAGTTAATATAATTTCTCCTATAGTTTCTAATCTTTTATTGGATTCTGATGACAGGGTGCGTCAATACCTCAGTGTGTAAATGGAACAAACCTTTTGATACCCTTACCAGGGCTAATTAGTCCAGAGGATATGGCTGTAACTGGAGCTGGTGCACGCCTTCATGCTCAAGATACATCTACCCTTCCATTACTGTATGATTTTGAAGAACTGGAAGGAGAACTTGACTTCCTTACTCGTGTAGTTGCCCTTACATTTTATCCTGCTGTCTCTGGAAGAAGCCCTATCACTCTTGGTGAGGTAGAAAGCAACTTTTGGAATCATTAATTGATATGTCATTGTCATTGTCTTTGGTTCACGACCGTTCCATTAGTTATTTAAGCTCTGAATGGTAGCTCTAGCTTGGTTGAAGCTTAGGccatttggtttttttggcaCATGATATAGTAGAGGATCCATGAatgttgcaaatttgcaattaAATCTATTCTCTATATGTGTGCATGTATTATCTTATGTTCTGTATCTGGTTGACTTTTGCTCAATCTCAGATTTATTAGGTTTGATCCTTGTATTCAGTTTTGTGGCAAATATTCTTGGTCCATAACTTTTCAAAACTCTGATGTGGAAGAGAGTCTACTAATTTATCTTAGTCCAGTATTCTAGTGGGATGTGGTTTTGCAAAAACTGCTAGTGGATGATAATTCttttatgaatttgtttgTAGATAGAAGTCCTTGGAGTTTCTCTTCCTTGGAGGGGTGTATTTACTAACGAAGGCCCTGGTGCAACATTACCTGAACATACTAGAAAAATTCAGAATGAAACCAATCCTTTCTCCTCTGGGTTAGATACGAATCCATTTTCCGGTGcttcttctaatgaaaatgtGCCACCACCAGTGCAACCAAGTGCATCTGGCAACAATTTGGTTGACCTATTGACTGGAGAGGTAATGCTTTCAGAACACGTTGCTCAGCCAGTGATAGGAAATACTGAGGACAAGGGAGGTGACTTGCTTGATTTCTTGGACCAAGCTATTGTTGAATATCATGGTGCTGAAACTGATCATAAATTCCCTTCATCGCATGATGGAAGGTCTCCAGATAGCAGTTCCCAGAAGTATATTGATTGTTTGAAATCCTGTGCTGGGCCACATATGGTATGATACTAACTCTTCTGTTATTTCCTTGAACCACTATGCTATATCGTGCTTTATCCTTATAAATTATGTTCAAGGAAGTTCTTTGAAATCCTTCTCTTCAAAAgcatttaatcaatttaatttttaaaatctcatATACGATGTTTCCATGTCTTGACTCAATCTCTTTGTTGAGGTTATTGTGTTTCAATGTTGGTATCCGATcactttttttcatttgaaatttatttctGTCACTTCTAGCTTTACATCCATAATTTTTAAGTCTTTGCATTTGTTGGCAGTATAGATATCAAGTAAGCTTTTTATGACACTCTGCTCAGGATAACCCTCACTTTTTCTGACTTCATAAATTGCTTCTTAGACCCTTTCACGCTCCAAGTAGCTAAGCCTCTTGAAGTGTGACTTTATATTGTTTCAATGCATCGGCCTGGCTTGTTGAACAAAACATCCCTAAAGGTCAAACAAGGTTCCTACTTTGATGGATTAGGTCAGCCCAACCCAGTCTATTGACGACCTCTATTGTTTGCAGGAAAGAAAACTAGACTTCATGGGAGCTATGAAACTTGAAATTGAACGTCTCCGGCTGAACATTTCTGCTGCTGAAAGGGATAAAGCTTTATTATCAATAGGAACTGATCCTGCTACTATAAACCCTAACGTTTTACTTGATGAACGATACATGGGAAGATTGTGCAGAGTTGCAAACTCCCTTGCACTGCTTGGACAAGCTTCCTTGGAAGACAAAATCACATCTGCTGTTGCTCTTGAGACAACTGATGATAATGTGATAGATTTCTGGAATATAACTAGATTTGGGGAGTGCTGTTATGGTGGCACGTGTGAGGTGCGTGCTGAAACTAATGCACCTACACACGCCTCGTTTATGGAATCATCAGCAGGAGTTCCTCTGTCTGTCTTGTTATGTTCCCAATGTGAAAGGAAAGTTTGTAAAGTTTGTTGTGCTGGGAGAGGGGCCCTTCTGGTTGCAGGCTATGGCTCAAGGGAGGCCAATGGTGTGGTAAGTCAGGGGGGATCAAGCCATGGTTTCCAGGTTGATGTATCCACAAATCGTTCAGTAGTGTTGGATAGTGTTATTTGCAAAAGATGCTGCAATGATATTGTGCTTGATGCGTTGATCTTGGACTACGTCAGGGTCTTGATTAGCATGAGGAGAAGTGCCCGTGCAGATTCTGCTGCGCATGAGGCCTTGAACCAGGTGATTGGATTTTCGTTAAAGAATTCTCTTTCTGAAAGGAAGCATTCTTCTGATAGACAGGGAGCTATTAAAGTTCAGCAACAATTACTTGATGGAGAGGAATCCCTAGCAGAGTTTCCGTTCGCCAGCTTTTTACACTCGGTAATGTTTTGGCATATATTACGCTCTTGTTTCAGGCTTCCCACAGCAGATTTGTGTCTTATTGCTATGTCTATGTGCTATCCGGATTATATTGTTGTTGTTACCACTGTAGGTTGAAACGGCGGCCGATTCAGCACCTTTCTTGTCATTGCTTGCTCCGCTTGATTGTGGACCACGACATTCATACTGGAAAGCTCCTCCTAGTGCCACCTCTGttgaatttattattgttcttggtagcctttctgatgtTAGTGGGATTGTTTTGCTTATTAGTCCATGTGGTTATTCTGAGGCTGATGCTCCCACCGTAAGTTGTCCTCTATACACTCTCTTATCTATTGAAATTTggtaaatgaaaagtcatcaGTTTTTGATATGTTTCCCTTATAGTAGGCTTACTGTGACTTAATAGCGAATAATCccttaaaataattttgaaatgcCAAATGTGTCAGAAATCTTGCTTTGTAGTAGATTGTTGCTTTTGCTCCTAAATTTATTTAGCAACAACAGATTGTTAAATTTTGCAACTTTTTAtgctgcaccttcattgcttTCTGTACATTCTGTTTTGACTAATTCACTCCTGTTGTTAGTACAGATTCAGATCTGGGCCAGCAATAAAATACACAAGGAAGAAAGGTCATGCATGGGAAAATGGGATGTGCAGTCCCAGATCATATCTTCCTCTGACTATTATGGACCAGAAAAGTTGGTTAGAGAAGACGAAGTACCTAGGCATGTGAAGTTTGAATTCAGGAATCCAGTTAGATGCCGCATTCTTTGGATAACATTACGTCTTCAGCGACCTGGTTCTAGTTCTCTTAATTTGGGGAACTTGAATCTGTTGTCTCTTGACGAAAATCCATTTGCAGAAGTAACTCGGCGTGCCTCTTTTGGGGGAGAAGTTGACAGAGACCCCTGTATTCATGCCAGAAGGATACTGGTAGTAGGAAGCCCCGTAAATAAAGAGATGGCAGATACATCAGCACAAGGCTCAGATCAGATGAATTTGAAAGGCTGGCTGGAGAGAGCTCCACCACTAAATAGATTTAGGGTAACATATCATGCTTAGCTGcttaattcaatcaaaattCTTGCTTCCTTATTGAATTTGTATCATGGGCAAATtcattttttgtcattttttgttcttccagGTTCCGATTGAGGCTGAGAGGCTGTTGGACAATGATATTGTTTTGGAACAATATTTATCCCCTGCTTCACCTTTGCTTGCTGGATTTCGTCTTGATGCTTTTGGTGCAATAAAGCCTCTGGTTACCCATTCACCCTCTTCAAATGCGCAGATCTGGGATATGTCAGCAAGACTTGTAGATGAGAGACACATCTCTCCAGCCGTGCTTCATATACAAGTATCTGTTGTCCAGGTACTCACTAGACCTGCTTTATTGTTATGCTATTGGTGAGGATGAAGCGGGGTCAGGTAGGGTATTTCCATGTGGCTCAATTAGCCCAATGAGTATGAAGACGTTAAAATGCACATCCACGTCAGTTTAGCGAAATTTATAGCATTTATCATATTGGAAAATCAATATTGTATATTATAAGTTTCTTTCTGTGATAACgtggatgaatttcaaagtCCATTTGAACTTATTGGAGAGAATAATTATTACAGGAACCCCACAGCTTGGTAACGATTGCAGAATATCGGTTGCCAGAGGCTAAGGCTGGAACACCTATGTACTTTGATTTCCCCCGAGAGATACAAACCCGTAGAATCACATTTAAACTTCTTGGAGATATTACAGCATTTGCAGACGACCCAGCAGAACAGGATGATCCCAGTTCTAGAGTTCTACCAGTGGCAGCAGGCTTGTCACTGTCCAATAGAATCAAGTTGTATTACTATGCTGATCCATACGAACTTGGAAAATGGGCAAGCCTTTCAGCAGTTTGAATTATAGTGTTGCTGTAACAGGGGGGAGGGGGGCAAAGAAAGGGGTTTTGGGTCTTTGAGGATTGATTTTTGATCGATTTTGTGGCTGTgtattcttcttcaatttgttttgattttttccttcttgtaaTGTTATTATATTATCATTCATTGATGTAATAATATCAGTAGTGTTGTTTATCTTTTTCGTTGAGATAAGATCATCTGTAGTGTTAGGGAATCAGAAACGTCTGTCTCTATTGTCCAAGTCCGGTGAGATTATGTTATGTTGTTCAAAACCTAGTGTGTATTTGGAGCCAAAGAACCTTGTAAACTGACTTGTTTGGTTGGGCTAATTAGTTGATGGGATTCGATTGTGGCATTTtctaatgtttttcttttctttccttttttaatcaaatcttGAATGTAAGATAAAAGGCTTCGGATGCAAACGACATTTTAACAGGCGAAGAACAAACTTGTTCATTTCCGTTAGGCCACAAGAGATGAGTGAATTTGTGACACTCACCGCGGGGCTTCTTCTAGCATTGTCAATCCCAATGCTTTCATGGGTGGATGTCAGTGGGGGTGGCACTGTAGTAGCCGGCAAAGGTCCTCTTGCCCTTGGGCCTTGTTCTTCATCCTCACTTTCCGGCCATTGATTTAAGTCTATGACAAGAATCTTGTTTTGAGTTTGCTTACCTATGTACGTTATGATTAATTATGTTATTATCTGTTCCTATTATAAATTAAGACTGGACGGACACACAATAATTGTAGATGAGATATTCAAcaagaacatatatatatttaatcaCTTTAAAATACAACCAGTGACAGTCGACAGGGAGGGTTCACACTTGATTGGTgttgtttcatttatttaattactttaaaatACAGGGTACTCTATAGATGTCAGGCAAGCTTGCATAGTCTTGCCTAaccaataataatataattgaaaTCAAAGACCACAGAAGTTGTTAACACAAACCCTGTAGTTTTGACCGAGCTGTGAGGCCAGATATTGAAGATGGTTCAATGGCTTATATCGTAAAGGGTGTTGATCATCGATGAGCTCCTCCGGCACACTTATGGTTCCACTGTGAAATGTCGAAAGCAACACCGAGTATCTCACTTCCTTGTCCCTCATCATCACTCGATGCACGCAAGGTTTTATTCTGTCATTGCTCCACACCTGGAAGCCATCGCCGGTCATGAATATAAACGAATTAGGCGATGCATCAAAAGGAACCCATTCACCGTTTGCAATCTTCACCTCCAAGCCATTGACATGATTCTGATGAATTATGGTGGTGAGGTTCATGTCAGTGTGCTCAGGAAGCGCCATGTGCTCCTTACCTGCTGCTCCTGCTCCATCATATTTGTGCAGTCGCAGTACATAATCAGTTGCTCCAATATGACTCTCGCACAATTTGTTGTCCACGCCATAGTGTTCAAATATCATTCTCGTCAGTGTCTCATCTAGCCTCACCACCACTTCCGCATACCCATCAGCACTTTCACTACGTAtattattaattcattaaCTAACTAAACCAAGATTAACATGCATGTAATTAATTCCTCAATTCCCACAACTTACGAGAAGTTAGGATGATTTCCACTGGGCCAAAAGAGGTTGGCGAAGTTGTGAATTGCTTGAGGGTTTGTTGGATCATCGATCCCCAAGCCTTC
Above is a genomic segment from Prunus dulcis chromosome 7, ALMONDv2, whole genome shotgun sequence containing:
- the LOC117634524 gene encoding 2-oxoglutarate-dependent dioxygenase AOP3-like, whose product is MGVTGRNTQEAKIPVVDFSKIINNTSSTTSSSCCWAEARAQVCQALEEYGCFVATLSDADADEYNKIFGNLDELFGFPKEIKLQNTYDKPFRGYHSPNDVHEGLGIDDPTNPQAIHNFANLFWPSGNHPNFSESADGYAEVVVRLDETLTRMIFEHYGVDNKLCESHIGATDYVLRLHKYDGAGAAGKEHMALPEHTDMNLTTIIHQNHVNGLEVKIANGEWVPFDASPNSFIFMTGDGFQVWSNDRIKPCVHRVMMRDKEVRYSVLLSTFHSGTISVPEELIDDQHPLRYKPLNHLQYLASQLGQNYRVCVNNFCGL